A DNA window from Deltaproteobacteria bacterium contains the following coding sequences:
- a CDS encoding cytochrome c — translation MRPAWILLVSALLLPLALTAARAHDVESKDLPAGPIRDRHELMEGIGKNAKAINDATKSGDNLVVQTAAEQIEKDSAKITALFPPGSTFEKSRAKPEIWTNWPKFEDGAKQLTATAGALAAAAKTGGDVPAAAKALFGSCKSCHEQFRVPDKD, via the coding sequence ATGCGCCCCGCTTGGATTTTGCTCGTATCTGCGTTGCTCCTGCCGCTCGCGCTCACCGCCGCACGTGCTCACGACGTCGAAAGCAAGGATCTGCCTGCCGGTCCGATCCGCGATCGCCACGAGTTGATGGAGGGCATCGGCAAGAATGCCAAAGCCATCAACGACGCGACCAAGAGCGGCGACAACCTTGTGGTGCAAACCGCGGCCGAACAGATTGAGAAGGACTCCGCCAAGATCACCGCCCTGTTTCCTCCCGGCAGCACCTTCGAGAAGTCGCGCGCCAAACCCGAGATCTGGACCAACTGGCCCAAGTTTGAAGACGGCGCCAAGCAACTCACCGCCACCGCCGGCGCGCTGGCGGCTGCAGCGAAAACTGGTGGCGATGTTCCCGCCGCCGCCAAGGCCCTATTCGGTTCGTGCAAGAGTTGCCACGAGCAGTTTCGTGTGCCGGACAAGGACTAG